One genomic segment of Drosophila melanogaster chromosome 3L includes these proteins:
- the Srpk79D gene encoding Serine-arginine protein kinase at 79D, isoform B has protein sequence MDDFGSTASDLEEATCPMQANATFSIDWRVTLLDHWLDLYLGYMNRLHMLLSLAGRLHLLSRHILGTLGQDPIFMGVLQGSLLMLFLFLMHLLRLWSCGYAVERPLNPTPDVAKELSCDFNFVSEQEKRAAQEAATEALLEVEEKKRRKRFTKKRNCVSAGPILIALRHQSKRPKHHRHAALPFEPVTPGEIILDTYLPPRELPLTIRLPQLAEPVKEEEVEYIELKSEPRGTLSTTDEIYPDSSDSSLYVSDEEQEDASQYCRGGYHPVVIGDIFDNRFRVVRKLGWGHFSTVWLCRDLKDEKYVALKVVKSAPHYIETAADEIRLLEAIRDADPMDVKRERIVRLMNHFTVRGVNGMHTCLVFEALGCSLYKLIVKNNYQGLAIAQVRNIIRQVLEGLDYLHSKCSIIHTDIKPENILLVIDNAAAMNQQIDDEINSLRVKGVDFPDSYISSIEKQTKSRAKWPLIEPNGSTNTNTNTSNSTATNSNSSTPLAAVIMSTLDKEDTTTTTSSTLNSNTTSSLASKYSSLLGDSECNGGLGGSANINNRYRTEKKITAKNQSQSSQNNTYTIQSLIDNSNVRVKIADLGNACYDYHHFTEDIQTRQYRSIEVLLGAPYNYTADIWSTACLAFELATGDYLFDPHAGESYSRDEDHLAHIVELLGSIPQSVIFRGKHGLKYFTSYGSLRNITKLKPWSLMNVLVEKYDWDPVEAKKFSDFLLPMLEYNPVIRASAAECLQHPWLEQEEFV, from the exons ATGGATGACTTTGGCTCGACCGCATCCGACTTGGAAGAGGCCACCTGCCCCATGCAGGCCAATGCCACGTTCAGCATCGATTGGCGAGTGACCCTGCTGGACCACTGGTTGGATCTCTATCTTGGCTACATGAACCGCCTACACATGCTGCTATCACTAGCCGGCAGGCTGCATCTTCTAAGCCGGCACATCCTGGGTACTCTCGGCCAGGATCCGATTTTTATGGGTGTGCTGCAGGGCAGCCTGTTAatgctcttcctcttcctGATGCACCTGCTGCGGCTGTGGAGCTGTGGATACGCAGTTGAGCGGCCGCTGAACCCCACTCCGGACGTGGCAAAAGAGCTGAGCTGCGACTTCAACTTCGTCTCCGAGCAAGAGAAGCGAGCTGCCCAAGAAGCCGCGACGGAGGCTCTGCTAGAGGTTGAGGAGAAGAAGCGCCGCAAGCGGTTTACAAAGAAGCGCAACTGCGTGTCCGCCGGGCCGATCCTTATTGCCTTGCGCCATCAGTCTAAGCGACCAAAGCACCATCGTCACGCTGCTCTACCCTTTGAGCCCGTTACCCCCGGGGAAATAATCCTGGATACCTACTTGCCGCCGCGGGAACTGCCGCTCACGATAAGACTGCCTCAGTTGGCGGAGCCGGTCAAGGAAGAGGAAGTCGAATATATCGAGCTTAA ATCGGAGCCCCGGGGGACCCTCAGTACGACCGACGAAATTTACCCGGATTCGTCCGACAGCAGTCTTTACGTTTCAGACGAGGAGCAGGAAGACGCCTCTCAGTATTGCCGCGGTGGATACCATCCAGTAGTCATCGGAGACATATTTGACAACCGGTTTCGAGTGGTCAGAAAACTGGGCTGGGGCCATTTTTCCACTGTCTGGCTATGCCGGGATCTCAA AGATGAGAAGTACGTGGCCCTCAAGGTTGTTAAGAGTGCTCCGCATTACATAGAGACGGCAGCGGACGAGATCCGGCTCCTGGAAGCTATCCGTGACGCAGACCCCATGGACGTTAAGCGGGAGAGGATCGTGCGGCTGATGAACCACTTCACTGTGCGCGGTGTGAATGGAATGCACACCTGCCTGGTTTTCGAGGCCCTGGGCTGCAGCTTGTATAAGCTGATAGTGAAGAACAACTACCAGGGTCTGGCCATCGCTCAGGTGCGTAACATAATCCGCCAGGTTTTGGAGGGACTGGACTACCTGCACAGCAAGTGTAGCATCATACACACGGACATTAAGCCGGAGAACATCCTGCTGGTGATCGATAATGCCGCCGCGATGAACCAGCAGATCGACGATGAGATCAACAGTCTGCGCGTGAAGGGTGTCGACTTCCCCGACTCGTACA TCAGCTCCATCGAGAAGCAGACCAAGTCGCGGGCCAAGTGGCCACTGATCGAGCCAAATGGATCGACCAACACCAACACTAACACTAGCAATAGCACGGCGACCAATTCCAATTCGTCGACTCCGCTGGCCGCCGTGATCATGTCCACGCTGGACAAGGAGGACACCACGACAACCACCTCGTCCACGCTCAATTCCAACACCACATCATCGCTGGCCTCCAAGTACTCCAGTCTGTTGGGGGACAGCGAGTGCAACGGAGGCCTCGGCGGATCAGCGAACATAAACAACCGCTACCGAACGGAGAAGAAAATCACTGCCAAG AACCAGAGTCAGAGTAGCCAGAACAACACCTACACGATCCAGTCGCTCATTGACAACAGCAACGTTCGGGTAAAGATCGCCGACTTGGGGAACGCCTGCTACGAC TACCATCACTTTACTGAGGACATTCAGACTCGCCAGTATCGATCAATCGAGGTTCTTTTGGGAGCGCCGTACAATTATACCGCCGACATCTGGAGCACAGCCTGTTTGGCCTTCGAGCTGGCCACCGGCGACTACCTGTTCGACCCTCACGCCGGAGAGTCTTACAGTCGGGACGAGGACCACTTGGCGCATATTGTGGAGCTGCTGGGCTCCATACCGCAGTCGGTGATCTTCCGCGGTAAGCACGGGCTGAAGTACTTCACCAGCTATG GTAGCCTGAGGAACATCACCAAGCTGAAGCCCTGGAGTCTAATGAACGTGCTGGTGGAGAAGTACGACTGGGACCCGGTGGAGGCCAAGAAGTTCTCCGACTTTCTGCTGCCCATGCTTGAGTACAATCCGGTTATACGGGCGTCGGCAGCGGAGTGCCTGCAGCATCCGTGGTTGGAGCAGGAGGAGTTCGTCTAA